A DNA window from Actinokineospora baliensis contains the following coding sequences:
- a CDS encoding beta-N-acetylhexosaminidase, which translates to MTGFETLLPRPVSARRDPGALKVDSPAAVLDPSTVALDPAAVPLPGGYRLSISPTGVDARAHDPAGAFHAVQTLRQLLGPDAFRAADIHTGGWELPCGEVEDHPRFGWRGVLLDVARHFIPKAGVLRMLDLLAAHKLNVLHLHLTDDQGWRVEVPGYPLLTEVGAWRAGSWVGRQPDGDQTHDNRPHGGFYSTEDLREIVAYARQRHITVVPEIDIPGHSQAAIAAYPHLGVTKEPVQVWHAWGVSEYVLDPAESTLDFLRAVLDHVMAIFDSPVVCLGGDEVPTTQWHASAAVKARVAELGLDSPDDLHAWFIRTMAGHLAANGRRVLGWDEILDAGDLPEGAIVASWRGEAAGVRAALAGHDVVMCPEQRVYLDHRQSADPGEPIPVGHVRTLADIRAYEPVPAELPESAAARVLGAQAQLWSEHFDNPRRVDYAAFPRLAAFAEVVWSPRTAPGPVDTEEFVERVATHHLPRLDALGVEYRPLTGPRPWQRRPGVPGRPYPDR; encoded by the coding sequence ATGACCGGCTTCGAGACCCTGCTCCCCCGGCCGGTCTCGGCCAGGCGGGACCCCGGCGCGCTCAAGGTCGACTCCCCCGCCGCGGTGCTCGACCCCTCCACAGTGGCGCTGGACCCGGCCGCCGTGCCACTTCCCGGGGGATACCGACTTTCCATATCGCCCACCGGTGTCGACGCCCGCGCGCACGACCCGGCAGGCGCCTTCCACGCGGTGCAGACGCTGCGCCAGTTGCTGGGTCCCGACGCCTTCCGCGCGGCGGACATCCACACGGGAGGGTGGGAACTGCCCTGCGGTGAGGTCGAGGACCACCCGAGGTTCGGCTGGCGCGGGGTGCTGCTGGACGTGGCGCGGCACTTCATCCCCAAGGCCGGGGTGCTGCGGATGCTGGACCTGCTGGCCGCGCACAAGCTCAACGTGCTGCACCTGCACCTGACCGACGACCAGGGCTGGCGGGTCGAGGTGCCCGGCTACCCGCTGCTGACCGAGGTCGGCGCGTGGCGGGCCGGGTCCTGGGTCGGCAGGCAGCCCGACGGCGACCAGACGCACGACAACCGCCCGCACGGCGGCTTCTACAGCACCGAAGACCTGCGCGAGATCGTCGCCTACGCACGGCAGCGGCACATCACGGTGGTGCCCGAGATCGACATCCCCGGGCACAGCCAGGCCGCGATCGCCGCCTACCCGCACCTGGGCGTCACCAAGGAGCCGGTCCAGGTGTGGCACGCCTGGGGCGTGAGCGAGTACGTGCTGGACCCGGCGGAGTCCACCCTGGACTTCCTGCGCGCGGTCCTCGACCACGTGATGGCGATCTTCGACTCGCCGGTGGTCTGCCTCGGCGGCGACGAGGTGCCCACCACCCAGTGGCACGCGAGCGCGGCGGTGAAGGCCCGCGTCGCGGAACTGGGCCTGGACTCCCCCGACGACCTGCACGCCTGGTTCATCCGCACGATGGCCGGGCACCTGGCCGCGAACGGGCGACGCGTGCTGGGCTGGGACGAGATCCTCGACGCCGGTGACCTGCCGGAGGGCGCGATCGTGGCGTCCTGGCGCGGCGAGGCAGCGGGTGTGCGCGCGGCGCTGGCGGGGCACGATGTGGTCATGTGCCCTGAGCAGCGGGTTTACCTCGACCACCGGCAGTCGGCCGACCCCGGCGAGCCGATCCCGGTCGGGCACGTGCGCACCCTGGCCGACATCCGGGCCTACGAGCCGGTCCCCGCCGAGTTGCCCGAGTCGGCCGCGGCCAGGGTGCTCGGCGCGCAGGCGCAGCTGTGGTCGGAGCACTTCGACAACCCGCGGCGCGTCGATTACGCTGCCTTCCCCCGCCTCGCCGCGTTCGCCGAGGTGGTCTGGAGCCCGCGGACCGCACCCGGTCCGGTGGACACCGAGGAGTTCGTCGAGCGGGTGGCCACCCACCACCTGCCCCGGCTGGACGCGCTGGGGGTGGAGTACCGGCCACTGACCGGTCCCCGACCCTGGCAGCGCAGACCCGGCGTGCCCGGCCGTCCCTACCCGGACCGGTGA
- a CDS encoding lactonase family protein, whose amino-acid sequence MTRTAYIGTLDGDGLVVATEDGGPLTVTGALRQVREPSALAFSADRSTLYAVSELPEGVLTAVDITDPQRPAVLAEQLSGGAGPTHLEVVGGHLVTAHYSDGVVTSHPLDPDGSPGPLGSALLLEDPASGASPHAHQVVPDPSGQWLLATALGLDAVFVLRFDRATGALAEHSRMDLPAKTGPRHLVFHPDGTRVFVLGELTPTVTAAAWDPAAGVLRRGESVTVTGPGAPDPTYPAEIVISPDGRFLYVTTRGENGVGVLRIGPGAPQLVQTSSSGGAWPRHCSLGPDGTWLYVANQHSGTVAWLPLDPATGLPGPVAGEVTVRGACWVTFA is encoded by the coding sequence ATGACCAGAACCGCCTACATCGGCACCCTCGACGGCGACGGGCTCGTGGTGGCCACCGAAGACGGTGGACCGCTCACCGTCACCGGCGCGCTCCGCCAGGTCCGGGAGCCCTCCGCGCTGGCCTTCAGCGCGGACCGGTCCACCCTCTACGCGGTGTCGGAACTGCCCGAGGGTGTGCTGACCGCGGTGGACATCACCGACCCGCAGCGCCCCGCGGTGCTGGCCGAGCAACTCTCGGGCGGTGCCGGTCCGACCCACCTGGAGGTCGTCGGCGGGCACCTGGTCACCGCGCACTACAGCGACGGCGTGGTCACCAGCCACCCGCTCGACCCGGACGGTTCGCCGGGCCCGCTGGGGTCGGCGCTGCTGCTGGAGGACCCGGCCAGCGGCGCGTCCCCGCACGCGCACCAGGTGGTGCCGGACCCGAGCGGCCAGTGGCTGCTGGCGACCGCGCTCGGGCTCGACGCGGTGTTCGTGCTGCGGTTCGACCGGGCCACCGGCGCGCTCGCCGAGCACTCCCGGATGGACCTGCCCGCCAAGACCGGCCCGCGGCACCTGGTGTTCCACCCGGACGGCACCCGGGTGTTCGTGCTCGGCGAGCTGACCCCGACGGTCACCGCGGCGGCGTGGGACCCGGCGGCCGGGGTGCTGCGGCGCGGTGAGTCGGTGACCGTCACCGGACCGGGGGCGCCGGACCCGACCTACCCGGCGGAGATCGTCATCAGCCCCGACGGGCGGTTCCTCTACGTGACCACGCGCGGTGAGAACGGGGTGGGGGTTTTGCGGATCGGCCCCGGTGCGCCACAATTGGTCCAGACCTCCTCATCGGGCGGCGCCTGGCCGAGGCACTGCTCACTCGGACCGGACGGGACCTGGCTGTACGTGGCCAACCAGCACTCCGGCACGGTCGCCTGGCTGCCGCTCGACCCGGCGACCGGGCTACCCGGACCGGTCGCGGGAGAGGTCACCGTGCGTGGTGCCTGCTGGGTCACCTTCGCCTGA
- a CDS encoding N-acyl-D-amino-acid deacylase family protein codes for MTAPDVLFRGPTVVDGTGSPGYRADVLVSAGRVAAIDPAGELARPEPGVVVDADGLVLAPGFIDMHSHSDLRLLAEPDHLAKVSQGVTLEVLGQDGLSYAPVDDRTIEVLREQLAGWNGDPEGFDWNWRDVGCYLGRLDKGIAVNAAYLVPHGTVRMLVMGLDDRPATPAEVERMREVTAAGLREGAVGLSAGLTYTPGMYADMAELEALCEVVAAHDGYFSPHHRSYGAGALDAYREMVELSLRTGCPLHLAHATMNFPENAGKADDLLALLDDAMARGADITLDSYPYLAGATYLSALLPSWAAAGGVEATLARLSDVDTRELVRVDLEVRGSDGCHGVPVDWTTIEINGVRLAAHRHLVGRTVAESAAAAGLAPFDLFADTLLAERLGTSCLMHVGHEDNVRAIMRHRAHTGGSDGLLVGDRPHPRAWGTFPRYLGHYVREAGVLGLEECVAHLTGRAARRLRLTDRGLVRVGHAADLVVFDPGTVGDTATYPEPRQRATGIEHVLVNGVAVLEGGEPTGALPGHSIRRTGA; via the coding sequence ATGACCGCACCGGACGTCCTCTTCCGAGGGCCAACAGTCGTAGACGGCACCGGCTCCCCCGGCTACCGGGCCGATGTGCTGGTGAGCGCGGGTCGCGTCGCCGCGATCGACCCGGCCGGGGAGTTGGCGCGGCCGGAGCCGGGCGTGGTGGTCGACGCCGACGGGTTGGTGCTGGCGCCGGGGTTCATCGACATGCACTCGCACTCGGACCTGCGGCTGCTGGCCGAGCCCGACCACCTGGCCAAGGTGTCGCAGGGGGTCACCCTGGAGGTGCTCGGCCAGGACGGGCTGTCCTACGCCCCGGTCGACGACCGCACGATCGAGGTGCTGCGCGAGCAGTTGGCGGGCTGGAACGGCGACCCCGAGGGGTTCGACTGGAACTGGCGCGACGTCGGCTGCTACCTGGGCAGGCTGGACAAGGGGATCGCGGTCAACGCCGCCTACCTGGTGCCGCACGGGACGGTGCGGATGCTGGTGATGGGCCTGGACGACCGGCCCGCGACACCCGCCGAGGTGGAGCGGATGCGCGAGGTCACCGCGGCCGGGTTGCGCGAGGGCGCGGTTGGCCTGTCCGCCGGGTTGACCTACACGCCCGGCATGTACGCGGACATGGCGGAACTGGAGGCGTTGTGCGAGGTCGTCGCCGCGCACGACGGGTACTTCAGCCCGCACCACCGCAGCTACGGGGCCGGTGCGCTGGACGCCTATAGAGAGATGGTGGAGCTGAGCCTTCGCACGGGCTGCCCTCTGCACTTGGCGCACGCCACCATGAACTTCCCCGAGAACGCGGGCAAGGCAGACGACCTCCTCGCCCTGCTCGACGACGCGATGGCGCGCGGGGCGGACATCACCCTGGACAGCTACCCGTACCTGGCAGGCGCCACCTACCTGTCCGCGCTGCTGCCGAGCTGGGCGGCCGCGGGCGGCGTCGAGGCCACGCTGGCCCGGCTGTCCGATGTGGACACCAGGGAGCTGGTCAGGGTGGACCTGGAGGTGCGCGGCTCCGACGGGTGCCACGGCGTCCCGGTGGACTGGACCACCATCGAGATCAACGGGGTGCGCCTGGCCGCCCACCGGCACCTGGTCGGCCGCACCGTCGCCGAGTCGGCCGCGGCGGCGGGCCTGGCCCCGTTCGACCTGTTCGCCGACACGCTGCTCGCCGAGCGGCTGGGCACCTCGTGCCTGATGCACGTGGGCCACGAGGACAACGTGCGGGCGATCATGCGCCACCGCGCGCACACCGGCGGCAGCGACGGGCTGCTGGTCGGCGACCGGCCGCACCCCCGGGCGTGGGGCACCTTCCCGCGCTACCTGGGCCACTACGTGCGCGAGGCGGGGGTGCTCGGCCTGGAGGAGTGCGTGGCGCACCTGACCGGGCGGGCGGCGCGCAGGCTGCGGCTGACCGACCGCGGCCTGGTCCGGGTGGGCCACGCCGCGGACCTGGTGGTGTTCGACCCCGGCACGGTCGGCGACACCGCCACCTACCCCGAGCCGAGGCAGCGGGCGACCGGCATCGAGCACGTGCTGGTCAACGGTGTCGCGGTGCTCGAGGGCGGCGAGCCGACCGGCGCGCTGCCCGGCCACTCGATCCGACGGACAGGTGCCTGA
- a CDS encoding amino acid deaminase, whose amino-acid sequence MAVAARIDQDAVAGLADERLDWRFKSVPHALFGLTVGEALAKRPGLFRDGFTGPVVALDNEAVEHNLATMAAWCAERGLALAPHGKTTMAPALFARQLQHGAWGITAATVGQLRVYRAFGVSRVLFANEFLDPGGLAWLAGELAADPDFEFTCWVDSVRGVELMTEALTTVPLARPVHVLVEVGMAGGRTGVRDQSTARAVAEAITASPALRLAGVGGYEGPAGPDAGEGSLAAVDAYLGRVRETVAMLRGRFETDTVLVTAGGSAFFDRVADALTAPWPAGLPVLPVLRSGAYITHDDGFYRDISPLGAHPRVSSVPPLRSALRAWAQVVSRPEPGLALLAVGKRDVPYDIDLPEPQVLRTATGTHGLHDARVTALNDQHAFLSVGSHTRIAVGDWVGLGLSHPCTVFDKWQLLPLTGTDGETVVDLVRTFF is encoded by the coding sequence GTGGCGGTTGCGGCGCGCATCGACCAGGACGCGGTGGCCGGGTTGGCCGACGAGCGGCTGGACTGGCGGTTCAAGTCCGTCCCGCACGCGCTGTTCGGGCTGACCGTCGGCGAGGCCCTGGCCAAGCGGCCCGGCCTGTTCCGGGACGGGTTCACCGGACCGGTGGTGGCGCTGGACAACGAGGCCGTGGAGCACAACCTGGCGACCATGGCCGCCTGGTGCGCCGAGCGCGGGCTGGCGCTGGCCCCCCACGGCAAGACGACGATGGCGCCCGCGCTGTTCGCCCGCCAGCTCCAGCACGGCGCGTGGGGCATCACCGCGGCCACGGTCGGGCAGCTGCGGGTGTACCGGGCGTTCGGGGTGAGCCGGGTGCTGTTCGCCAACGAGTTCCTCGACCCGGGTGGCCTGGCCTGGCTGGCCGGGGAGCTGGCCGCGGACCCGGACTTCGAGTTCACCTGTTGGGTGGACTCGGTGCGCGGCGTTGAGCTGATGACCGAGGCGCTGACCACTGTGCCGCTGGCCCGGCCGGTGCACGTGCTGGTGGAGGTCGGGATGGCGGGCGGGCGCACCGGGGTGCGCGACCAGTCCACGGCCCGCGCGGTCGCCGAGGCGATCACCGCCAGCCCGGCGCTGCGGCTGGCCGGGGTGGGCGGCTACGAGGGGCCCGCCGGGCCGGACGCGGGCGAGGGCAGCCTGGCCGCGGTGGACGCGTACCTGGGCAGGGTGCGCGAGACCGTGGCGATGCTGCGCGGCCGGTTCGAGACCGACACCGTGCTGGTCACCGCCGGGGGCAGCGCGTTCTTCGACCGGGTCGCCGACGCGCTCACCGCGCCGTGGCCCGCGGGGCTGCCCGTGCTGCCGGTGTTGCGCAGCGGCGCTTACATCACCCACGACGACGGCTTCTACCGCGACATCTCCCCGCTGGGCGCGCACCCGAGGGTGTCGTCGGTCCCGCCGCTGCGGTCGGCGTTGCGGGCGTGGGCGCAGGTGGTGTCCCGGCCGGAGCCGGGCTTGGCGCTGCTGGCGGTGGGCAAGCGGGATGTGCCCTACGACATCGACCTGCCCGAGCCGCAGGTGCTGCGGACCGCGACCGGCACGCACGGGCTGCACGACGCCAGGGTGACCGCGCTCAACGACCAGCACGCGTTCCTCTCGGTCGGGTCGCACACCCGCATCGCGGTCGGCGACTGGGTCGGTCTCGGCCTGTCGCACCCGTGCACGGTGTTCGACAAGTGGCAACTGCTGCCGCTCACCGGGACCGACGGTGAGACCGTGGTGGACCTGGTCCGTACCTTCTTCTGA
- a CDS encoding sugar kinase, translating into MGDSGGSLSGGVTGARVVCLGETMAVFVPAEAGPAEAVTAWTRTVGGAESNVASTLARLGVRSAWVSAVGADPFGRAVLAAVGSAGVDVSGVLVDPSRPTGLYVKESDAAGSPVRYYRRGSAASAMGPDTLDRLDLAGVEVIHISGITAALSPDCLALLWAVVDLPRTTHQVSFDLNWRPALWAGADPAVLRELADRADTVLVGADEAETVWGAKSPAEVRAVLPTPRTLVVKQGAVGATLLRHGLPEVFEPALAVEVVEPVGAGDAFAAGYLAAELAGSSPARALRCGHVRAATVLRTHHDVAEPLAADVVDRLVDVDAATWAATELTGFGDR; encoded by the coding sequence GTGGGCGACTCTGGTGGCTCGTTGTCCGGGGGCGTGACCGGGGCGCGGGTCGTGTGCCTCGGCGAGACCATGGCCGTGTTCGTGCCCGCCGAAGCGGGGCCCGCCGAGGCGGTCACCGCCTGGACCCGCACCGTCGGCGGCGCCGAGTCCAACGTGGCCAGCACGCTGGCCCGCCTCGGCGTCCGCTCGGCCTGGGTGAGCGCGGTCGGCGCCGACCCGTTCGGCAGGGCCGTGCTGGCCGCGGTCGGGTCCGCGGGGGTGGACGTCAGCGGCGTGCTGGTCGACCCGAGCAGGCCGACCGGCCTCTACGTCAAGGAGAGCGACGCCGCCGGGAGCCCGGTCCGCTACTACCGGCGCGGGTCGGCCGCCTCGGCGATGGGGCCCGACACGCTCGACCGGCTCGACCTCGCGGGCGTCGAGGTCATCCACATCAGCGGCATCACCGCCGCGCTCTCACCGGACTGCCTCGCCCTGCTGTGGGCCGTGGTGGACCTGCCGAGGACCACCCACCAGGTGAGCTTCGACCTCAACTGGCGTCCCGCGCTGTGGGCAGGCGCCGACCCTGCCGTGCTGCGGGAACTGGCCGACCGCGCCGACACGGTGCTCGTTGGCGCGGACGAGGCGGAGACCGTGTGGGGCGCCAAGAGCCCTGCCGAGGTCCGTGCGGTCCTGCCGACGCCGCGGACCCTGGTCGTCAAACAGGGCGCTGTCGGGGCGACCCTGCTGCGCCATGGCCTGCCCGAGGTGTTCGAGCCCGCGCTCGCGGTCGAGGTGGTCGAACCGGTGGGCGCCGGGGACGCCTTCGCCGCGGGGTACCTCGCCGCGGAGCTGGCGGGCTCGTCGCCGGCCAGGGCCCTGCGCTGCGGCCACGTGCGCGCCGCGACCGTGCTGCGCACCCACCACGACGTGGCCGAGCCGCTGGCCGCCGACGTCGTCGACCGGCTGGTCGACGTCGACGCCGCGACCTGGGCCGCCACCGAGCTGACCGGGTTCGGTGACCGGTGA
- a CDS encoding IclR family transcriptional regulator, with protein MSQSLDRALVLLDALAEGPRTLDQLAEHAGVHKTTVLRLLRTLESRRFVQRDGARHYRLGTALFDLANRSLDSRDVRRCAEPALRELNELTGHTVHLASYEGGEVVYIDKYESRHQVRMYSRVGKRAALHCTAVAKVLVAALDPDRRHKVASEIDYVPMTANTITSAEVYLAELEEVAARGYALDDSEHEDFIHCVAAPVRGQRGEVIAAVSVSVPRVLLDHDGLLALVPDLLRAARLASEACGHSQPQPHQ; from the coding sequence GTGAGCCAGAGCCTCGACCGCGCGCTGGTCCTGCTCGACGCCCTCGCCGAGGGGCCGCGCACCCTCGACCAGCTCGCCGAGCACGCGGGCGTGCACAAGACCACCGTGCTGCGGCTGCTGCGCACCCTGGAGTCCCGCCGGTTCGTCCAGCGCGACGGCGCCCGCCACTACCGGCTCGGCACCGCCCTGTTCGACCTGGCCAACCGCTCCCTCGACAGCCGCGACGTGCGCCGCTGCGCCGAACCGGCGCTGCGCGAGCTCAACGAGCTCACCGGGCACACCGTGCACCTGGCCAGCTACGAGGGCGGCGAGGTCGTCTACATCGACAAGTACGAGAGCCGCCACCAGGTCCGGATGTACTCCCGGGTCGGCAAGCGGGCCGCGCTGCACTGCACCGCCGTCGCCAAGGTGCTCGTCGCCGCACTCGACCCCGACCGCCGCCACAAGGTCGCCTCGGAGATCGACTACGTGCCGATGACGGCCAACACCATCACCTCGGCCGAGGTGTACCTGGCCGAGCTCGAGGAGGTCGCCGCGCGCGGGTACGCCCTCGACGACTCCGAGCACGAGGACTTCATCCACTGCGTCGCCGCCCCGGTGCGCGGACAGCGCGGCGAGGTCATCGCCGCGGTGTCGGTGTCGGTGCCGCGCGTGCTGCTCGACCATGACGGCCTGCTCGCCCTGGTTCCGGACCTGCTGCGCGCCGCGCGGCTGGCCTCGGAGGCGTGCGGGCACAGCCAGCCACAACCGCACCAGTGA
- a CDS encoding RidA family protein produces the protein MPRTALTPNTAPSDIPLSPGVRKGNIVQVAGQVAFHPETGAVVGTTVAEQTEQTMRNVLAVLAEAGATEADVVMFRVYLTDTAHFAEMNAAYAEFLSDPRPARTTVYVGLPAGLLVEIDALAVLD, from the coding sequence ATGCCCAGGACCGCACTGACCCCCAACACCGCCCCGTCGGACATCCCGCTCTCGCCGGGGGTGCGCAAGGGCAACATCGTCCAGGTCGCGGGCCAGGTGGCCTTCCACCCGGAGACCGGGGCCGTGGTCGGCACCACCGTCGCCGAGCAGACCGAGCAGACCATGCGCAACGTGCTCGCCGTGCTCGCCGAGGCGGGCGCCACCGAGGCCGACGTCGTGATGTTCCGGGTCTACCTCACCGACACCGCGCACTTCGCCGAGATGAACGCCGCCTACGCGGAGTTCCTGTCCGACCCGCGCCCGGCCAGGACCACGGTCTACGTCGGACTCCCAGCGGGCCTGTTGGTGGAGATCGACGCTTTGGCCGTGCTTGACTGA
- a CDS encoding sporulation protein, with translation MVFKKMLRALGVGGPSVDTVLSDSRVHPGGVLTGEVRMLGGDADSDIDYVALSLVTRVERSDDSVAPVEFDRAVVAGRFSLPAGQQRSIPFQLPVPWETPVTEVFGRHLHGMALGLRTELAVAKAVDKGDLDPVHVVPLRSQEAVLAAFSQLGFQFKTADLEAGRIHGVHQQLPFFQEIEFYPPAHLARGITQVELTFVAEPGGMAVVLEADKRAGLFTAGGDVYGRFHVSHADAERTDWRANIEQWLTQVAGRRSAHGSHGAHGFHGGGHHSGPGVGGVVAGAAAGIVGGMVLGEVFDEIGDFFGGDED, from the coding sequence ATGGTCTTCAAGAAGATGCTGCGGGCGCTGGGGGTCGGCGGTCCGTCGGTCGACACCGTGCTGTCGGACTCCCGCGTGCATCCCGGTGGGGTGCTCACCGGCGAGGTCCGCATGCTCGGCGGTGACGCCGACTCCGACATCGACTACGTGGCGCTGTCGCTGGTCACCAGGGTCGAGCGCTCCGACGACAGCGTGGCGCCCGTGGAGTTCGACCGCGCGGTCGTCGCGGGCCGCTTCAGCCTGCCTGCCGGGCAGCAGCGGTCCATCCCGTTCCAGCTGCCGGTGCCGTGGGAGACCCCGGTGACCGAGGTGTTCGGCCGCCACCTGCACGGCATGGCGCTGGGCCTGCGCACCGAGCTCGCGGTCGCCAAGGCCGTCGACAAGGGCGACCTCGACCCGGTGCACGTGGTGCCGCTGCGCTCGCAGGAGGCGGTGCTGGCCGCGTTCAGCCAGCTCGGCTTCCAGTTCAAGACCGCGGACCTGGAGGCGGGCCGCATCCACGGCGTGCACCAGCAGCTGCCCTTCTTCCAGGAGATCGAGTTCTACCCGCCCGCGCACCTGGCGCGCGGTATCACCCAGGTGGAGCTGACCTTCGTCGCCGAGCCCGGCGGCATGGCCGTCGTGCTGGAGGCCGACAAGCGCGCGGGCCTGTTCACCGCGGGCGGCGACGTCTACGGCCGCTTCCACGTCAGCCACGCCGACGCCGAGCGCACCGACTGGCGGGCCAACATCGAGCAGTGGCTCACCCAGGTCGCAGGCCGCCGCTCCGCCCACGGCTCGCACGGTGCCCACGGCTTCCACGGCGGCGGCCACCACAGCGGCCCCGGCGTCGGCGGCGTCGTGGCCGGTGCCGCGGCGGGCATCGTCGGCGGCATGGTCCTCGGCGAGGTCTTCGACGAAATCGGCGACTTCTTCGGCGGCGACGAGGACTGA
- a CDS encoding PPOX class F420-dependent oxidoreductase translates to MSPEFLAFWQERHLCTLTTLRPDGTPHVVPVGATVDGCLVRVITDGGSAKVRHIRVNPWAVVSQVDGRRWTSIEGPARVLDDPAEVELAEARYATRYRVPRVNPNRVVIEVTIERVLGTVQP, encoded by the coding sequence ATGTCGCCCGAGTTCCTCGCCTTCTGGCAAGAGCGCCACCTGTGCACCCTCACCACCCTGCGCCCGGACGGCACTCCGCACGTGGTCCCGGTAGGCGCCACAGTGGACGGTTGCCTGGTCCGCGTGATCACCGACGGCGGATCGGCCAAGGTGCGCCACATCCGGGTCAACCCGTGGGCCGTTGTGTCGCAAGTGGACGGTCGCAGGTGGACGTCCATCGAGGGCCCCGCCCGCGTTCTCGACGACCCGGCGGAGGTCGAGCTCGCCGAGGCCCGCTACGCGACCCGCTACCGGGTACCCCGGGTCAACCCCAACCGGGTCGTCATCGAGGTGACCATCGAGCGGGTGCTCGGCACCGTCCAGCCCTAG
- a CDS encoding peptidase M10A translates to MRRSKVTVALAVVLAAGVAAAPSAPGSPGVEEEQVFVVGQAIYAADEDDAQYAGASAPTEDTACSDSSYALKTWKVSGTYNWYYNGDGAPPAIASNALAAITSSGDTVAKGLNRCGITSGLTTAYKYAGTEKIKPQVASDLTCTGNDGKSVTGWGALPPKVLAYTCTFFNAKGVVIASDALIDNVVYTWFTTKPANCSGQLYDLETTMTHERLHTAGLAHVDQVRNAAQTMTPSSAPCDTSRRLLGAGDLAGLKAAGTSKK, encoded by the coding sequence ATGCGCCGCAGCAAGGTCACCGTCGCCCTCGCCGTGGTACTCGCCGCCGGAGTCGCGGCGGCACCGAGCGCACCCGGGTCGCCCGGGGTCGAAGAGGAGCAGGTGTTCGTGGTGGGGCAGGCGATCTACGCCGCCGACGAGGACGACGCGCAGTACGCGGGCGCCTCAGCGCCCACGGAGGACACCGCCTGCTCCGACAGCAGCTACGCGCTCAAGACGTGGAAGGTCAGCGGGACCTACAACTGGTACTACAACGGCGACGGCGCCCCACCGGCGATCGCGAGCAATGCACTGGCCGCGATCACCAGTTCGGGGGACACGGTCGCCAAGGGCCTCAACCGGTGCGGGATCACCAGCGGCCTGACCACCGCCTACAAGTACGCGGGCACCGAGAAGATCAAGCCGCAGGTCGCCAGCGACCTGACCTGCACCGGCAACGACGGCAAGAGCGTGACCGGCTGGGGCGCGCTGCCGCCGAAGGTGCTGGCCTACACGTGCACGTTCTTCAACGCCAAGGGCGTGGTGATCGCCTCGGACGCGCTGATCGACAACGTGGTCTACACCTGGTTCACCACCAAGCCCGCCAACTGCTCCGGCCAGCTCTACGACCTGGAGACCACGATGACCCACGAGCGCCTGCACACCGCGGGACTGGCGCACGTGGACCAGGTCCGCAACGCCGCGCAGACCATGACCCCATCCAGCGCGCCCTGCGACACCTCCCGCAGGCTCCTGGGCGCCGGTGACCTCGCGGGCCTCAAGGCCGCGGGAACCTCGAAGAAGTAG
- a CDS encoding response regulator transcription factor, with amino-acid sequence MSAVVSRILAVDDDPDSLVVLRVLFDGAGYGVRCARDGRTGLRALLEYRPELLVLDLGLPGYDGLDAWKVLHRVRELADLPILLIARHHTVADTVRALRAGADDVLATPFAPLELLARVEALLRRTGRDTTTLDAVYDDGDIRVDPRTRLVTVDGRELELTGTEFRLLTVLVRNAGAALTLTDLLAAVWDDPTGMATDRVKFAVLRLRRKLGWAGNNAPLSAVRGVGYRYRPRGVRRYSPLTSV; translated from the coding sequence GTGAGCGCGGTGGTGTCCCGGATCCTCGCGGTTGACGACGACCCTGATTCCCTGGTGGTGCTGCGGGTGCTGTTCGACGGCGCCGGGTACGGCGTGCGGTGCGCCCGCGACGGGCGGACCGGGCTGCGCGCCCTGCTCGAGTACCGCCCCGAACTGCTGGTGCTCGACCTCGGCCTGCCCGGGTACGACGGCCTGGACGCCTGGAAGGTGCTGCACCGGGTGCGCGAGCTCGCCGACCTGCCCATCCTGCTGATCGCCCGCCACCACACCGTCGCCGACACCGTCCGCGCCCTGCGCGCGGGCGCCGACGACGTCCTCGCCACCCCGTTCGCCCCGCTCGAACTGCTCGCCAGGGTCGAGGCCCTGCTGCGCAGGACCGGCCGCGACACCACCACCCTCGACGCCGTCTACGACGACGGCGACATCCGGGTGGACCCCAGGACCCGCCTGGTCACCGTGGACGGCCGCGAACTGGAGCTGACCGGGACCGAGTTCCGCCTGCTCACCGTGCTGGTGCGCAACGCGGGCGCCGCCCTCACCCTCACCGACCTGCTCGCCGCCGTCTGGGACGACCCCACCGGCATGGCCACCGACCGCGTCAAGTTCGCCGTCCTGCGCCTGCGCCGCAAACTCGGCTGGGCGGGCAACAACGCCCCCCTCAGCGCCGTCCGGGGTGTCGGCTACCGCTACCGCCCCCGCGGCGTCCGCCGCTACAGCCCCCTGACCTCCGTCTGA